A genomic window from Amia ocellicauda isolate fAmiCal2 chromosome 15, fAmiCal2.hap1, whole genome shotgun sequence includes:
- the LOC136711062 gene encoding hyaluronidase PH-20-like: MKTLLSASCCITFTTITSLISQRIVCLHHHPSTKAHPLYKNTPFAFIFNAPSDPCSEKHDISLDLSQFSAVSSPAASAIDQPLTLFYNNRLGLYPFVNEQTAELHNGGIPQDGNLQRHLEQAAEDISFHISSEKANGLAVIDWEDWRPVWMRNWARKIIYQKLSLDSGEFERAAREFMRETLKLGKTLRPNQRWGFYLFPNCYNHRHILNTNYTGQCPEAERARNDGLHWLWEESTALYPSIYFLEDLKDSWKAALFVRHRVLEAMRVAQRPRRSEPIPVYVYNRPVIVGHTQQFLSQVCTADWDTKLVRVRTPRRTMSTSCAAPSCERTRADVSERTRTPAATCT; encoded by the exons ATGAAGACTCTGCTCAGCGCATCCTGCTGCATAACATTTACGACAATAACGAGTTTGATCAGCCAGAGAATTGTTTGCTTGCATCATCATCCCAGCACCAAAGCTCATCCTCTTTACAAAAATACCCCCTTTGCTTTTATATTCAATGCACCATCAGATCCCTGTTCAGAAAAGCATGACATTTCGTTAGACCTGAGTCAGTTTTCTGCCGTGAGTTCTCCTGCGGCCAGTGCTATAGACCAGCCTCTCACTCTGTTCTATAACAACAGGCTGGGTCTTTACCCCTTCGTAAATGAACAGACCGCCGAGCTCCACAATGGAGGCATCCCACAGGATGGCAACCTGCAGAGACACCTAGAACAGGCAGCGGAAGACATCAGCTTCCACATCTCCTCGGAGAAGGCCAATGGCTTGGCAGTGATCGACTGGGAAGATTGGAGACCAGTCTGGATGAGGAACTGGGCGAGGAAGATCATTTACCAGAAGCTTTCCTTGGATAGTGGCGAGTTTGAAAGAGCTGCGAGAGAATTCATGAGGGAGACGTTGAAACTGGGGAAGACGTTGAGGCCCAATCAGCGATGGGGCTTCTACTTGTTCCCAAACTGCTACAACCACAGGCACATACTCAACACGAACTACACGGGCCAATGCCCAGAGGCAGAGAGGGCACGCAATGATGGTCTCCACTGGCTCTGGGAAGAAAGCACAGCTCTGTATCCGTCCATCTATTTCCTGGAAGACTTGAAGGATTCGTGGAAGGCCGCACTGTTTGTTCGCCACCGTGTTCTTGAGGCCATGAGAGTGGCTCAGCGGCCAAGACGCTCTGAGCCCATccccgtgtacgtgtacaaccGCCCGGTCATCGTTGGTCACACCCAGCAATTCCTGAGCCAGGTGTGTACTGCAGACTGGGATACGAAACTTGTCCGTGTACGCACACCCAGACGCACCATGAGCACAAG CTGTGCAGCTCCCAGCTGTGAGCGGACAAGGGCAGATGTGTCAGAAAGGACCCGCACTCCAGCCGCTACCTGCACTTAA